A region from the Desulfomarina profundi genome encodes:
- a CDS encoding DUF3683 domain-containing protein: MYKTDFREIPYNFTSADDRLIVNLLFGNKVWEDLEELRSQRITGRSARLVMRFMGDLFILHRNPFLYQELIDSQKRREHFLKTAEEDLSIIETAANRFHFNENRCKKVLRLVELCRNRLHQLKKEIRITNSRRRTILKSLAPIIGKENIHFDPFTLISHATDATDWRLYLPFAVLRPTSEQQVPSLMKAVVALGLRIIPRGGGTGLTGGSVPVTDNCVMINTEKLTRIDKITTRSFPHLGNNGKVSVIRVESGVVTADVMKQASAENLVFATDPTSAWASTIGGNIAENAGGKTAVLWGTAIDNILSFNIAMVSGELFTVKRFSHPMRKILPEDRVQFHVYGSSGQLVKKVNLSGREIRKPGLWKDITNKALKGLPGLQKEGTDGVITSAEFVLYPAYHEKLTFCLEFYGQDMDEASHVIVAISDTFKDRGKEALIALEHFDEEYIKAIQYKSKAARSTHPKAVLLIDMVGHTADQVLNGKKTLEELLIPYKNTELFTAQDSDEAERFWRDRKRLGAIAARTNAFKLNEDIVLPLHALAEFTRFVDQYNIDEDIYNKKQVIHHISEYLRTAEPIEDPDWLEAKIPKADELCGKTLEKLDLKPTETTDPTRHDIYLKNLMDDLLKLFSGYHKVSENIRKIHDDVRSKKIVIATHMHAGDGNSHVNIPVFSNDRGMMKRAEKTAEDVMKKAVELGGVVSGEHGIGITKMKFLDKNLLDDLNRYRQEIDPVGVMNPGMLKDPEIINKVFTPSFNLLELEAKILQYKSLATLSSMISKCVRCGKCMPVCCVYYPESNIFFHPRNKNMVIGSLIEALLYDMQRSHHPRFNQLKNLEEIADHCTMCGKCLAPCPVDIDTAEVSILERDILCDLGYKHTAPATALSLQYLQNRNPVLNQVFRKVVMEWGSALQRTGTRLLTKSPEKIRSNTSKLLTMLKSPMMEVSDKTMRSMLPLCAENEALALKPTGDFERTVFYFPGCGSERMYGDIGLASLYLLMKSATRIIIPPPFLCCGFPAKVNAKKKIHTEISLRDTIVLSQIREMLGYISFDAFLVSCGTCRESLNEIGCEEIFSCQVMDISRYILETGLHDFTKEKTKSLLYHTPCHDSFDGDGAQLLHQITDNVHEVPHCCSEAGTMAISRPDISHGMLLRKRSSIEKVLKNTAGTTIATNCPSCLSGLGRNRDLGFTPKHMAVLLAEKIGGNAWKQELTGLLYSAEKVTF, translated from the coding sequence TGGTCATGCGATTCATGGGAGATCTTTTTATCCTGCATCGTAATCCTTTTCTGTATCAGGAACTGATTGATTCCCAAAAACGACGGGAGCATTTTTTAAAAACTGCCGAAGAAGATCTTTCCATTATAGAAACCGCTGCAAATAGGTTTCATTTCAATGAAAATCGATGCAAAAAAGTATTGCGGCTGGTTGAACTCTGTCGAAACCGGCTGCACCAGTTAAAAAAAGAAATTCGAATAACTAACAGCAGACGCCGAACTATTCTGAAATCTCTCGCACCGATAATTGGAAAGGAAAATATTCATTTTGACCCCTTCACCCTGATCAGTCACGCTACCGATGCAACAGACTGGCGCCTCTACCTTCCCTTTGCGGTCCTACGTCCCACATCGGAACAACAGGTGCCGTCCCTGATGAAAGCTGTTGTTGCTCTGGGCCTGCGGATAATTCCCCGCGGTGGTGGAACAGGACTGACCGGCGGCAGTGTCCCGGTAACTGACAACTGCGTTATGATCAATACAGAAAAACTTACACGGATTGACAAAATAACTACGCGGTCTTTTCCCCACCTGGGAAATAACGGAAAAGTATCTGTCATTCGGGTGGAATCCGGTGTGGTGACTGCCGATGTCATGAAACAGGCTTCAGCTGAAAATCTCGTGTTTGCAACCGATCCCACCTCTGCATGGGCATCCACCATAGGAGGAAATATTGCAGAAAACGCAGGAGGAAAAACGGCAGTGTTATGGGGTACAGCCATCGATAATATCCTTTCCTTTAATATCGCAATGGTTTCAGGTGAACTGTTTACAGTAAAGCGATTTAGTCATCCCATGCGAAAAATTCTGCCGGAGGACAGGGTTCAATTCCACGTCTATGGATCCAGTGGCCAACTCGTAAAAAAAGTAAACCTTTCGGGAAGAGAAATCAGAAAGCCGGGCCTGTGGAAAGACATTACCAACAAAGCTCTCAAAGGACTGCCTGGATTACAGAAAGAGGGAACTGACGGGGTTATCACATCAGCAGAATTTGTCCTCTATCCCGCATACCATGAAAAACTTACCTTCTGCCTTGAATTTTATGGCCAGGATATGGACGAAGCCAGTCATGTTATCGTCGCTATTTCGGATACCTTCAAAGACCGGGGCAAAGAAGCGCTTATTGCACTGGAACACTTTGACGAAGAATATATCAAAGCCATACAGTACAAATCAAAAGCAGCACGCTCCACTCACCCCAAGGCCGTTCTCCTGATAGACATGGTCGGACATACCGCAGACCAGGTTCTTAACGGGAAAAAAACACTGGAAGAACTCCTCATTCCATATAAAAATACCGAACTTTTTACAGCCCAGGACAGTGATGAAGCAGAGAGATTCTGGCGGGATCGTAAGCGGCTTGGCGCAATTGCGGCAAGGACCAACGCTTTTAAACTCAATGAAGATATAGTTCTTCCCCTTCATGCTCTCGCCGAGTTTACACGTTTCGTTGACCAATACAATATCGACGAGGATATCTACAACAAGAAACAGGTCATTCACCATATCTCTGAATATCTCAGAACAGCTGAACCCATAGAAGATCCAGACTGGCTTGAAGCAAAAATACCCAAAGCAGACGAACTGTGCGGGAAGACACTCGAAAAGCTGGATTTAAAACCAACGGAGACAACGGACCCAACCCGCCATGACATTTACCTGAAAAATCTGATGGATGATCTGCTCAAACTGTTCAGCGGATACCATAAGGTCAGTGAAAATATCCGTAAAATTCATGACGATGTCCGTTCAAAAAAAATCGTCATCGCAACTCACATGCATGCCGGTGACGGAAACAGTCATGTCAACATCCCTGTTTTTTCAAATGACCGGGGAATGATGAAACGAGCAGAAAAAACTGCTGAAGATGTCATGAAAAAGGCGGTTGAACTGGGAGGCGTCGTCAGTGGTGAACATGGCATCGGCATTACCAAGATGAAATTCCTGGACAAAAATCTGCTGGACGATCTCAACCGCTATCGACAGGAAATTGATCCAGTCGGTGTCATGAATCCTGGAATGCTGAAAGATCCTGAGATCATCAACAAGGTCTTCACCCCATCATTCAACCTGCTGGAACTGGAGGCAAAAATTCTGCAGTACAAGTCTCTTGCAACACTTTCCTCCATGATTTCCAAATGTGTCCGTTGCGGTAAATGCATGCCGGTCTGTTGCGTCTATTACCCGGAATCAAACATTTTTTTCCACCCGAGAAACAAAAACATGGTCATAGGCTCCCTTATAGAGGCATTGCTCTATGATATGCAACGTTCCCATCATCCACGGTTTAACCAGTTGAAAAACCTTGAAGAAATTGCAGACCACTGCACCATGTGCGGGAAATGCCTTGCCCCGTGTCCCGTAGACATTGATACGGCAGAAGTTTCCATACTTGAAAGAGATATTCTCTGCGATCTGGGATACAAACACACTGCTCCGGCAACGGCCCTTTCTCTTCAATACCTGCAGAACAGAAATCCTGTATTGAACCAGGTTTTTAGAAAAGTGGTCATGGAATGGGGTTCAGCTCTGCAGAGAACAGGTACAAGACTGCTTACAAAAAGTCCTGAAAAAATAAGAAGCAATACGTCAAAACTGCTTACAATGCTGAAATCACCAATGATGGAAGTATCCGACAAAACCATGCGTTCAATGCTCCCCCTGTGTGCGGAAAATGAAGCCCTGGCCCTCAAACCAACCGGAGATTTTGAAAGAACGGTTTTTTACTTTCCTGGTTGTGGGTCTGAAAGAATGTATGGTGATATCGGTCTGGCCTCCCTGTATCTTCTCATGAAATCTGCAACCAGGATTATTATTCCACCACCATTTCTCTGTTGTGGTTTTCCAGCAAAGGTTAATGCAAAAAAGAAAATACACACGGAAATATCCCTCAGAGATACCATAGTCCTCAGTCAAATCCGGGAGATGCTTGGATATATCTCCTTTGACGCTTTTCTTGTGAGTTGCGGTACCTGCCGGGAATCACTGAATGAAATTGGTTGTGAAGAGATTTTTTCCTGTCAGGTCATGGATATCAGCAGATACATTCTGGAAACAGGTCTTCATGACTTTACAAAAGAAAAAACCAAATCCCTTCTCTACCATACTCCGTGCCATGATTCGTTTGACGGGGATGGGGCACAACTTCTCCATCAGATCACCGACAATGTTCATGAAGTTCCCCATTGCTGCTCTGAGGCCGGAACCATGGCTATTTCACGACCGGACATCTCCCACGGCATGCTTTTGCGCAAACGGTCATCAATTGAAAAAGTGTTAAAAAACACTGCCGGCACCACTATCGCTACCAACTGTCCATCCTGCCTGTCCGGCCTTGGTCGCAACCGTGACCTGGGATTTACACCGAAACACATGGCCGTTCTTCTGGCAGAGAAAATCGGTGGAAACGCATGGAAACAGGAGCTTACGGGACTGCTCTATTCTGCTGAAAAAGTGACTTTTTAA
- a CDS encoding TAXI family TRAP transporter solute-binding subunit, translating into MGKREDYPGLHGLGSLYVEPLWIFLKKDLKIHLLSELQGLRIGAGLPGSGTRKIVSQILVDNQLDRGQVTLVSLGEKKAFRPYMMDR; encoded by the coding sequence GTGGGTAAACGTGAGGATTATCCCGGATTACACGGCCTGGGGAGCCTCTATGTGGAACCTCTCTGGATTTTTCTCAAAAAAGATCTCAAGATTCATCTTCTCTCAGAGTTGCAGGGACTGAGGATTGGTGCAGGTCTTCCGGGAAGTGGTACCAGGAAAATTGTCTCCCAGATACTGGTCGATAATCAGCTGGACAGGGGCCAGGTGACTCTTGTTTCTCTCGGGGAGAAGAAGGCGTTTCGGCCTTACATGATGGACAGGTAG
- a CDS encoding FlgO family outer membrane protein produces the protein MKSFTTWFVTFCLLLLLPLNVSADFKKTKIAVLDFQLQGDSFENKDLGAIVAEWFITSMVKEGRFDVVERRLLQKIISEQKLAMTGLIDTSSATQLGKLLGVKVIISGSVMKLRNMVEINARIIDVESASIIAAENVRSSTSDNLQDLVIEMSKKIIKNFPLEGYIVNRNGEIITLDLGIRTGVKPGMKFIVFKEGQVIKHPKTGEVLDVERIETGLVTITEVRKKICKARINEEKSPGSIEYGQLVKSVIEQQPEKPRLYIATIPENCRIRILNIGPRYTQGMILQPGTYHVEVSASGYKKQTRWITVDPGQEKHITVILQPYAQTAFEPEAVPTESLPQPSPQNRSSLSRQEAKYVKMLRSNSLRSKRDAAKRITRAALSNTAVLDVVENELMKGYSVNLSNRSHVDTMAWLCKALGASGVQKYRYSLKKVVRNTSSRKLRGYCRKSLNNL, from the coding sequence ATGAAATCGTTTACTACATGGTTTGTTACATTCTGTCTGCTTTTACTGCTTCCATTGAATGTGTCAGCTGATTTTAAAAAAACCAAGATCGCCGTACTCGATTTTCAACTCCAGGGAGACAGCTTTGAAAACAAGGATCTTGGCGCCATTGTTGCAGAATGGTTTATCACTTCCATGGTTAAAGAGGGACGATTTGATGTGGTTGAACGGAGATTACTGCAGAAAATCATCAGTGAACAGAAGCTGGCCATGACCGGTCTGATTGACACTTCAAGCGCCACACAGCTCGGTAAACTGCTGGGTGTAAAGGTTATTATCTCCGGCTCTGTGATGAAATTGAGAAACATGGTGGAAATTAATGCCAGAATAATTGATGTTGAAAGTGCATCAATCATAGCCGCGGAAAATGTCAGAAGTTCGACAAGTGACAACCTGCAGGATCTTGTCATTGAAATGTCAAAGAAGATAATTAAAAATTTTCCCCTTGAAGGTTATATTGTCAATCGAAATGGAGAAATAATTACCCTGGATCTGGGAATTCGCACCGGAGTCAAACCTGGCATGAAATTCATTGTTTTCAAGGAAGGTCAGGTTATCAAACACCCGAAAACCGGTGAAGTTCTTGATGTCGAACGTATCGAAACCGGCCTAGTAACCATCACGGAGGTCCGAAAAAAAATATGCAAAGCCAGAATTAATGAGGAAAAAAGTCCCGGCTCCATTGAATATGGTCAACTGGTTAAAAGTGTTATCGAACAACAGCCGGAGAAACCACGACTCTACATTGCCACAATTCCTGAAAACTGCCGAATCCGTATCCTCAATATCGGACCGCGCTATACGCAGGGAATGATCCTTCAACCCGGAACCTACCATGTGGAGGTTTCGGCAAGCGGCTACAAAAAACAAACCCGATGGATTACAGTGGACCCCGGCCAGGAAAAGCATATCACCGTGATCCTCCAGCCTTATGCCCAGACAGCGTTTGAACCTGAAGCTGTCCCAACAGAATCGTTACCGCAACCTTCCCCGCAAAACCGATCCTCCCTTTCACGCCAGGAGGCCAAATATGTTAAAATGCTTCGTTCAAACAGCCTGCGGTCCAAAAGGGATGCTGCCAAACGAATAACACGGGCTGCACTTTCAAATACCGCTGTTCTTGACGTCGTTGAAAACGAACTCATGAAAGGCTATAGCGTCAATCTTTCAAATAGATCCCACGTGGACACAATGGCATGGCTCTGCAAGGCACTCGGGGCCTCAGGTGTACAGAAATACAGATATTCGTTAAAAAAAGTCGTCAGGAATACGTCCAGCAGGAAATTACGGGGATACTGCAGAAAAAGTCTTAATAATCTGTAG
- a CDS encoding amino acid ABC transporter ATP-binding protein, with translation MEDAGTQDGRKPIIEIIEMHKWFDEFHVLKDINLRVLPQEKIVVCGPSGSGKSTMIRCINRLEEHQRGKIIVNGTELTRDLKNIEKVRAEVGMVFQHFNLFPHLTILDNLTLGPIWVRKMPKKEAEELAMHYLEIVRIPEQANKYPGQISGGQQQRVAIARSLCMKPEIMLFDEPTSALDPEMIKEVLDVMVDLAKEGMTMIVVTHEMGFAKTVADRVIFMDYGEIVEENEPNAFFDNPQHERTQLFLSQIL, from the coding sequence ATGGAAGATGCCGGAACACAGGACGGAAGAAAGCCAATCATTGAAATAATTGAAATGCATAAATGGTTTGATGAATTTCACGTTCTGAAGGATATTAATCTTCGCGTTCTTCCCCAGGAAAAAATAGTTGTCTGCGGTCCTTCAGGATCTGGCAAATCAACCATGATTCGCTGCATCAACAGGCTGGAGGAGCACCAGCGAGGTAAAATCATTGTCAATGGAACAGAGCTTACCCGTGATCTGAAAAATATAGAAAAAGTCCGGGCCGAGGTAGGCATGGTTTTTCAGCATTTCAACCTTTTCCCCCATCTGACCATTTTGGATAATTTGACACTTGGACCGATCTGGGTGCGCAAAATGCCAAAAAAAGAGGCAGAAGAGCTGGCTATGCATTATCTGGAAATAGTGCGAATTCCGGAACAGGCCAATAAATATCCGGGACAGATCTCCGGCGGGCAGCAGCAGCGGGTAGCTATTGCCAGAAGTCTTTGTATGAAACCGGAAATAATGTTGTTTGATGAGCCGACTTCTGCTCTGGACCCCGAGATGATCAAGGAAGTGCTTGATGTCATGGTTGACCTGGCAAAGGAAGGGATGACCATGATAGTTGTTACCCATGAAATGGGTTTTGCAAAGACTGTTGCGGATAGGGTCATTTTTATGGATTATGGTGAAATCGTAGAAGAAAATGAACCAAATGCCTTTTTTGACAATCCTCAACATGAGCGGACACAACTGTTTCTTAGTCAGATTCTGTAA
- a CDS encoding amino acid ABC transporter permease, whose amino-acid sequence MSSHSQVETIKPPISNTGVIGWMRNNLFNGIFNSIATVVIILAAVKFIPRFVRWAFIDSVWFTSGKECHQVDGACWSVVTQNIRFNIFGYYPYEHQWRPLVAMIILVFMLVYSRDWKKWNKKLGYAWLVALFIMGLLMKGGLFGLVPVESTKWSGLPLTLLLSFFGILASYPLGVFLALGRQSTMPVIKAFCIVYIEVIRGVPLITMLFMSSVMFPLFLPEGVTIDKVLRAQVAIIIFTAAYIAEVVRGGLQAMDKGQYEAAESLGLNYFQKMRLIILPQALKIVIPPTVGVLISAFKDTSLVVIIALYDILNTTKSILNVPEWTGFSTEAYIFIALIYYMFCFSMSQYSRHIESELEYKAET is encoded by the coding sequence ATGTCCTCACATTCCCAGGTTGAAACCATCAAGCCACCGATAAGTAATACAGGTGTTATAGGCTGGATGAGAAACAATCTTTTCAATGGAATATTTAATTCCATCGCCACTGTTGTCATTATTCTGGCCGCCGTAAAATTCATTCCCCGGTTTGTACGCTGGGCGTTTATTGACAGCGTGTGGTTTACCAGTGGTAAAGAATGTCATCAGGTGGACGGGGCCTGCTGGTCGGTTGTAACCCAGAATATCCGTTTCAATATTTTTGGGTATTACCCGTATGAGCATCAATGGCGTCCCCTGGTAGCCATGATTATTCTTGTGTTTATGCTGGTGTACAGCAGGGACTGGAAAAAATGGAACAAAAAGTTGGGATATGCCTGGCTTGTTGCACTTTTTATAATGGGGCTCCTGATGAAGGGAGGACTTTTCGGTCTGGTCCCTGTTGAGAGTACTAAATGGAGTGGTTTGCCGCTGACGCTTCTGCTTTCATTTTTCGGTATTCTTGCCTCCTACCCGCTTGGGGTTTTTCTTGCCCTTGGCAGGCAATCAACCATGCCTGTTATCAAGGCATTCTGTATTGTCTATATTGAAGTAATTCGAGGGGTTCCTCTGATCACCATGCTTTTTATGTCATCGGTCATGTTTCCGCTCTTTCTTCCGGAGGGGGTTACCATAGACAAGGTCTTGAGAGCTCAGGTGGCAATCATCATTTTTACTGCGGCTTATATAGCAGAAGTTGTCCGCGGCGGATTGCAGGCTATGGATAAAGGGCAGTATGAAGCTGCAGAATCTCTTGGGTTGAATTATTTTCAGAAGATGCGGCTGATTATCCTGCCACAGGCCTTAAAAATTGTGATTCCCCCAACTGTCGGAGTCTTGATTTCTGCCTTCAAAGATACCTCGCTTGTGGTGATTATTGCTTTGTATGATATTCTCAATACTACAAAATCTATTCTCAATGTTCCGGAATGGACAGGGTTCAGTACGGAAGCTTATATTTTTATTGCGCTTATATACTATATGTTCTGTTTTTCCATGTCACAGTACAGCAGGCATATTGAGTCTGAGCTGGAGTATAAGGCGGAAACATGA
- a CDS encoding amino acid ABC transporter permease, whose amino-acid sequence MVANTKDSAGKTYFWNDEKTRGIIYQVVTALLVAFIGYYLISNVQENMAKQSIASGFDFLGKEAAFEIGEKSIEYTAADSYGRALVVGVINTLKVSLIGMVLTTILGTIVGICTLSSNWLVSKLGTVYVEVFQNIPVLLQLFFFYSLFYEAFPGPRQALTPVAGVFISNRGIDFAVPAEHYAWSYMGAAFMIGCVIAFFQARWARKRQEKTGQQFPAFWVGVGLMAGLPLLTWLACGAPVALDIPELKGFNFKGGMNISPEFSALLFGLVLYTASFIAQIVRAGIQSISHGQTEAAMSIGLKSKHVLSLVILPQALRVIVPPLTSQLLNLTKNSSLAVAIGYPDFVQVAGTTINQTGQAVEGVALMMLVYLTLSLATSAFMNWYNKKIAIIER is encoded by the coding sequence ATGGTTGCAAACACGAAAGATTCGGCGGGGAAAACATATTTCTGGAATGACGAGAAAACACGAGGAATTATTTACCAGGTTGTAACTGCTCTTCTGGTGGCCTTTATCGGCTATTATCTGATATCAAATGTCCAGGAAAATATGGCAAAACAATCCATTGCCAGTGGGTTCGATTTTCTTGGCAAGGAAGCTGCCTTTGAAATTGGAGAAAAATCCATAGAGTATACTGCAGCCGACAGTTATGGCCGAGCCCTTGTCGTTGGAGTTATCAATACCCTGAAGGTTTCTCTTATTGGAATGGTGTTGACTACAATTCTCGGGACAATAGTGGGAATCTGCACTCTCTCCTCAAACTGGCTGGTTTCAAAACTTGGTACTGTATACGTGGAGGTTTTTCAGAATATTCCTGTTCTGTTGCAGCTTTTTTTCTTCTATTCGCTTTTCTATGAAGCTTTTCCAGGGCCGCGCCAGGCGCTGACTCCGGTTGCCGGAGTTTTTATTTCCAATCGGGGAATCGACTTTGCCGTTCCGGCGGAACATTATGCCTGGTCCTACATGGGCGCAGCCTTTATGATCGGTTGTGTTATTGCCTTTTTTCAAGCACGCTGGGCACGGAAAAGGCAGGAGAAAACCGGGCAGCAGTTTCCGGCTTTCTGGGTTGGGGTCGGGCTCATGGCTGGTCTCCCGCTGTTGACCTGGCTCGCTTGTGGCGCACCTGTCGCTTTGGATATTCCAGAGCTGAAAGGTTTTAATTTCAAGGGAGGGATGAATATCAGTCCGGAGTTTTCAGCGTTGCTCTTCGGACTTGTCCTCTATACGGCCTCATTTATTGCCCAGATTGTCCGGGCTGGAATCCAGTCTATCAGTCATGGACAGACCGAGGCTGCCATGTCCATCGGGTTGAAGTCCAAACATGTCCTGTCCCTGGTCATTCTTCCCCAGGCCCTGCGTGTAATAGTTCCGCCGCTGACAAGTCAGTTGTTGAATCTGACGAAAAACAGTTCTCTTGCCGTGGCAATAGGTTATCCGGATTTTGTGCAGGTTGCGGGAACAACAATTAATCAGACTGGACAGGCAGTTGAGGGGGTTGCCCTGATGATGCTTGTTTATCTGACCCTCAGTCTCGCGACTTCAGCCTTTATGAACTGGTACAATAAGAAAATAGCAATTATTGAACGGTGA
- a CDS encoding amino acid ABC transporter substrate-binding protein, giving the protein MRNLKSLFIGCTLILSSASLVFAGNGDTLKAVKAKGYIQVGVNGDLFGFGKADQKGVWKGLDVDTARAVAVAVFGDYKDHVRYTPLTAKTRFTALQSKEIDLLCRNATQTLGRDTALGLDFVQVNYYDGQGFMVPKALGVNSAKELSGATVCVLPGTTTEQNAADFFRSNKMDWKTVTIESTAELSQAFFAGRCDVMTSDASQLAGIRASAPDPGKYKILPEIISKEPLAPAVRHGDNQWKDIVNYAVLAMINAEELGITSKNVDEKLKSNDPKVQRFLGVTPGNGKALGVDEKFAYNIIKKVGNYGEIFERNVGVNTPLGIERGLNALWTNGGLMYSPPFK; this is encoded by the coding sequence ATGCGCAATCTCAAGAGCTTGTTTATTGGATGCACCCTGATTTTGTCTTCTGCCAGTCTGGTTTTTGCCGGAAATGGAGATACGCTCAAGGCTGTGAAGGCAAAAGGATATATTCAGGTTGGTGTCAACGGGGATCTTTTCGGGTTCGGTAAAGCCGACCAGAAAGGTGTCTGGAAAGGGCTTGATGTGGATACCGCACGTGCTGTCGCTGTTGCTGTTTTCGGTGATTACAAGGACCATGTCCGCTACACTCCTTTGACCGCCAAGACCAGGTTTACTGCGCTGCAGTCCAAAGAAATTGATCTCCTCTGCCGGAATGCCACCCAGACTCTCGGAAGAGATACAGCTCTCGGTCTTGATTTTGTTCAGGTCAACTACTATGACGGGCAGGGTTTCATGGTTCCAAAGGCTCTTGGAGTGAACAGTGCAAAAGAATTGAGTGGAGCTACTGTCTGTGTTCTTCCCGGAACGACTACCGAGCAAAACGCCGCTGATTTTTTCAGGTCCAATAAAATGGATTGGAAAACCGTTACCATTGAATCAACTGCAGAACTTTCACAGGCCTTTTTTGCAGGGCGTTGCGATGTTATGACTTCCGATGCTTCTCAGTTGGCCGGTATTCGTGCCAGCGCACCGGATCCGGGGAAATATAAAATTCTTCCTGAAATTATTTCCAAAGAACCACTGGCGCCGGCAGTAAGGCATGGTGATAACCAGTGGAAAGATATTGTTAATTACGCTGTTCTGGCCATGATCAATGCCGAGGAACTTGGCATTACTTCTAAAAATGTAGATGAAAAGTTGAAAAGCAATGATCCCAAGGTTCAGCGTTTCCTCGGTGTAACTCCTGGAAATGGTAAAGCTCTTGGGGTAGATGAGAAATTTGCCTACAATATTATCAAAAAAGTAGGAAACTACGGTGAAATTTTTGAGCGTAATGTTGGTGTCAATACTCCGCTGGGAATTGAACGTGGTCTGAATGCCTTATGGACCAACGGCGGCCTGATGTACTCCCCACCTTTTAAATAG
- a CDS encoding peroxiredoxin-like family protein: MSQLEGLAGKDLPAVELHDLTGQLVKTEDWKGTWTILVFLRHLGULPCLGHLMQLYQHKEELEKWECRVVTVSFESQETAVKYLKDTKLTWPVILDEEKKLYTYFGMGKGTFWEIWGYQTWLAYFRELLQGRLPRKSNGDIHQQGGDIILDRNNTVRYVHVGRGPADRPNINTLLQQVHNLSASEGNTD, translated from the coding sequence ATGTCTCAGCTAGAGGGATTGGCAGGAAAAGATCTGCCGGCAGTTGAATTACATGACCTGACCGGTCAGTTAGTAAAAACGGAAGATTGGAAAGGAACATGGACAATTCTGGTTTTTTTGAGGCATCTGGGTTGACTCCCCTGTCTGGGACACCTGATGCAGTTGTATCAGCACAAAGAAGAACTGGAAAAATGGGAATGTCGGGTGGTGACGGTAAGCTTTGAATCTCAGGAAACTGCCGTAAAATACCTGAAAGATACGAAGCTTACCTGGCCGGTTATTCTCGATGAAGAAAAGAAGTTGTATACATATTTTGGCATGGGAAAGGGTACATTCTGGGAGATATGGGGGTACCAGACCTGGCTGGCCTATTTCCGTGAACTTTTACAGGGGCGGTTGCCGAGAAAGAGTAATGGCGATATCCATCAGCAGGGTGGTGATATCATACTGGATCGGAACAACACAGTTCGTTATGTTCATGTGGGACGTGGCCCTGCGGACAGGCCGAATATCAACACCTTGTTGCAACAGGTTCATAATTTATCTGCGTCTGAAGGCAACACGGATTAA
- a CDS encoding FecR family protein: MKQFFLSCSILFLFSALIPIQLFAETTVGTVKGTRGLVSIIRNGKTTPAFPGDIIYQSDTIITGSNGAIGILMQDNTLISMGPISRVKMEKFLFKPDKNEYAMKLRMMEGTFVYQSGLLGKLAPHAVELDTPVGRISMLKGTDFKAKFSAPSGGGGRSLIRQ; the protein is encoded by the coding sequence ATGAAACAGTTCTTTCTTTCCTGCAGTATCCTCTTTCTGTTCAGCGCTCTAATTCCTATACAGCTTTTTGCTGAAACAACTGTTGGAACAGTAAAGGGAACCAGAGGGCTGGTATCCATCATAAGAAATGGAAAAACCACACCAGCCTTTCCTGGTGATATCATATACCAGAGTGATACAATCATTACAGGCTCAAACGGAGCTATCGGTATTTTGATGCAGGACAACACTCTGATTTCCATGGGACCCATCAGCAGAGTCAAAATGGAAAAATTCCTGTTCAAACCTGACAAAAACGAATATGCCATGAAGCTGCGGATGATGGAAGGTACATTTGTATACCAATCAGGCCTGTTAGGGAAACTTGCTCCCCATGCGGTAGAACTCGACACACCGGTCGGCAGAATCAGCATGCTTAAAGGCACCGATTTCAAGGCAAAATTTTCTGCTCCTTCAGGCGGTGGCGGACGCAGCCTGATCAGACAATAA